A region of the Mesoterricola sediminis genome:
CCATCGTGGGGGAATCCGTGGCCCAGGTCTTCTTCGGGGAGAGCGCCCAGGTCGGCCGGAGCGGCAGCCTCATGCCCCTTTTCCAGGGCACGGTCCGCCGCATGTTCCTCCTCGGCCTGCCCCTGATGGCCCTCTCCGCCCTTTCGGGCTGGTTCCTCTTCCCGGTCCTCTTCGGGGAGGCCTGGGGGCGGGCGGGGCGCTTCGCCGCGGCCCTGGCCCCCATGGCCCTGGCCCAGTTCACGGGGGCCTGCGTGTCCAGCGCCCTGGTGGTGCTGGAGCGCCAGGACCTGGCCCTGGTGCGGGAGCTCATCCGGTCCCTGCTCCTCCTGGGGGCGGTGGCGGCCGCGTGGCGGCTGCGCTGGGACGCTTCGCGGGCGGTCAACCTCTTCGCCTGTTCCGGCACCCTCTCGTACGGCCTCTACGGCTGGATCACCTGGTACGCCATCCGCCGGCACGACCGGCAGGGCGGGGCGGTGCGCCCATGACCTGGCGCTGGCCCGTGCCACCCCGCTTCCTCGCCCTGGGCGGCTTCGTCTTCGCGGGGGACCTGAAGGCGGGCCCCCTCCTGTCCCGGCTGCCGGTGGACCTCACCCTCCTGACCGGGGCGATCCTGTCGGGCACGGTGCTCCTGCGCTGGCTCCGGGGGGCCCGGGTGGCCTCCGCCGCGGGCCTGGGCCTGGTCCTCGGCTGGTTCCTCACCTTCCTTCCCGGGGCGGCGGCCACGGCGGCCACCCCCTACGGCACCCGCAAGCTGGCCACCCTGGCCACGTTCAGCCTCCTGGCCGCCACGGCCCCCTTCTTCCTCGTGCGGGACCGGGCCGACCAGGCCCACGCCCTGGAGGGCCTCGCGTGCCTGTGCGGGGTGATCACCCTGGACGCCCTGTCGGGGATGGGGCAGGGGGGCCTCCAGCGCCTGGCCGCCTCCGGGGGCGGCACCATCGCCCTGGGCCGGGCCGCGGGGTTCCTCGCCCTGGCGGGGGCGGCCCGCTTCGCCGCGGGGGGGCGGACCGCCCCCCTCCACCTGGCCTTGGCGGCCGCGGGCACGGTGGCCGCCCTCTTTTCCGGGTCCCGGGGCCCCATGGGGGGCCTGGCCCTGGGCCTCGTCCTCCTCCTGGCCGCCGCGGGGCGGGGCCGTCTGCGCCTCCTCGCCGCCGCCGGGGCCTTGGCGGCGGCCCTCCACCTCTCCCTGGCCCTGGGGCCCGCCGGCTCCCTCCGGCGCGTGGCCGATTTCCTGCGGGGGGAGTTCGGGGCCTCGGAGGCCTACCGGGCCCTGGCCGCCTCCTCGGCCTGGGCCCGGATCCCGGGCGCGCCCCTGGGCCTCGGCCTGGGGGGCTTCGCCACCCAGGTGGACCTGGACGCGGGGGTGGCCCGCCAGTACCCCCACAACCTCCTCCTGGAGACCACGCTGGAAGCCGGCTGGGCCTGCGGCCTGGCCACCGTGGCCCTCCTGGGGGCCGCCCTGGGGCGGGCGTGGCGCTCCGGGGAGGCCCTGCTCTTCGCGGGGGTGGGGTTCTGGACCCTGAACGCCCTGGTGAGCGGGGATGTGAACGACAACCGCCCCCTCTTCGCCCTCCTGGCCACCGCCCTGGCGCGTCCGGGGAAGGACCTCCCGTGAGCCCGCGCCCCCTCGCCGTCGTCACCTCGGCCCATCCCTGGGGCGATCCCCGGGTCTTCGGCCGGGAGCTCCAGGCCTGCCTGGACTGGGGCCTGCCCGTGGACCTGTACGCCCAGGCCCCCCCGGGCGCCGCGCCGGCCCTGCCGGCCGGGTTGCGCTTCCACCCGGTCCCCCCCGCCCGGGGCCGGCTGGGGCGGGTCCTGCGGGCGCTGGGCCTCTGGCGGCCCCTGCTCCGCAACGGGCCCTACCGCCTCGTCCACTTCCACGACCCCGAGCTCCTGCCCGCCATGGCCCTCCTGGCCCTGGCCCGGCCCGGCACCCACCTCCTCTTCGACATCCACGAGGACCTGCCGCTCCAGTTCCGCGCCAAGACCTACGTGCCCGAGCCCTTCCGCCGGCCCCTGGGCATCCTCGCCGCCTGGGCCCTTCACCTGGCGTCCCGGCTGTTCCATGGCTTCGCGCCGGCCACGGAGGCCATCGCCTCGGCCTGGCCCCCGGACGCCACCCGGGTGGTGCACAACTACCCCCGCACCCTCTTCCACCGCCCCGGGCCGGCCCCGGATCCGGACCGGGTGCTCTACATGGGGGGCCTGAGCCGGGAGCGGGGGCTCCTCCTCGCCCTGGAGGCGGTGCGCCGGGCGCGGGCCGTCCGGCCCGGCATGCGCCTGGAGGTGATCGGCTGGCTCCTGGACCGGGAGGTGGAGGCGGCCCTGGGCGCGGCCTCGGCCGAAGGCTGGTGCACCCACACGCCGACCCTGGGGGCCGAGGCCCTGGCGGAACGGGCGAGCGGGGCCGGCATCGGCCTGGTGACCCTGCTCCCCCTGGCCAACTACCAGGAGGCCCTCCCCACCAAGCTCTTCGAGTACATGGCCCTGGGCATCCCCGTCCTCGCCTCCGACTTCCCCCTGTGGCGGCGCCTCGTGGCGGGGAGCGGGGCCGGGCGGGTGGCCGCCCCCGAGCCGGCGGCGGTGGCCGGCGCCCTCCTGGCCATGGCCTCGGACCCCGCCGGCCTCGCCGCCCACGCCCGGCGGGGCCGCGAGGCCTACCTGGCCCGGTACCGCTGGGAGGCCGAGGCCCGCCACCTCCGCTGGCACCTGGCCCGGGCCGGCCTGCTCCCCCCCGAACCCCCTGGAGACGCGCCATGAACATCCTGATCATCAATCCCTACGCCCTGGACCCGGACCAGGCGGGGGGCACCCGCCACTTCTCCCTGGCCCGGGCCCTCCAGGCCCGGGGCCACCGGGTGATGCTGGCGGCGGCCTCCTTCGATCACGGCGCGCGGGTGGACGTGCTGCCCCCGGGGCCCCCGGCGGCGCGCCGGGATCGGCACGGGGTGGCCTTCCTGCGCCTGCGCACGCCCCCGTACCGGGGGAATGGCGCCGGGCGCCTGTGGAACATGGTCGCCTTCGGGCGGGCCGTGGAGCGGGTGTTGCCCGCCCACTTGGACTTCCGCCCCGACGTGGTGGTGGGCAGCAGCCCCCACCCCTTCGGGGCCCGGGGCGGGCTCCGCCTGGCGCGGCGGATGGGCGTCCCCTTCGTCCTGGAACTCCGGGACGTGTGGCCCCAGTCCCTCACGGACGTGATGGGGGTGCCCCCCTGGCATCCGGTGATCTGGCTCCTGGGCCGCCTGGAGCGCGAGCTCTACCGGGGGGCGGACCACATCATCACCCTCCTGGCCCAGGTGGGGCCCCGGGTGGCCGCCCGGGGCGGGGATCCGGAGGCCCTCACGTGGGTGCCCAACGGCATCGACCTGGGCCTCGTCCCGACCCCCGGGCCGCCGGCGGACGCGGGTCCCTTCACAATCCTGTACGCCGGCTCCCACGGGGTCACCAACGCCCTGGACGTGCTCGTGGACGCCGCGGCGGAACTGCGGGGGGAGGCAGGACCCGACGGGCGCCCCTACCGCTTCGTCCTCCTGGGCACGGGCCCGGAGAAGCCGGCCCTGGAGGCCCGGGCCGCGCGCCTGGGTCTGGATGCCCTGGTCTTCCGGCCCCCCGTGCCCAAGCGGGCCGTCTACGGCTGCCTCGCCGAGGCGGACGCCTTCTGGGTGAGCGCCCGGGACAGCGGCCTGTGGGACTACGGCATCAGCTTCAACAAGCTCTACGACTTCATGGCCATGGCCCGCCCCACCCTCGCGGGGGTGCGGTCCCCCGGCAATCCCATCCTCCTGTCGGGGGGCGGGCTGATGGTGGCGCCGGGCTCGGCCCGGGCCATGGCCGACGGGGTGCGGGCGCTGGCGGCCGCGGGCCCCGGGGCCCGGCGGGAGATGGGCGAGCGGGCGCGTGCCTACGTGGCGGCCCATTTCGACATGGCCCACCTCGCCGCCCGCTTCGAAACGGCCCTGGAGGCGGCCCTGGCCCAGGCCCGGCGGGTGCGCGGAGGGGCCCATGCACGTTGATCGCCTGGGGGCCGGCGATCCGGCCTGGACCGCCTTCCTGGGGGAGGTGGACCACGACTTCTACCACCTGCCGACGTACGTGGACCTGTGCGCCCTGCGCGAGGGGGGCGAGGCCGCGGCCTTCCTCGCCGCGGATGACCTCGGCGGTCTGCTGGTGCCCCTCATCCTCCGGCCCATTCCAGGGACGGACCAGCGGGACGCGGGGTCGCCCTACGGCTATCCCTGCCCCCTCCTGTCGGGGCCTCCGGAGCCCGCGCGCCTGGAGGCCCTGCTGGGCGCTTTCGCGGAGGCCTGCGGCCGGGAGGGCCTCGTGAGCGCCTTCCTCCGCCTCCATCCCCTCCTGCCCCTGCCCGCCATCCCCTGGGCGCGCTTCGGGACCCTGGTGGACCACGGCTGGACGATCTACCTGGACCTGACCCAGCCCCCGGAGGTCCTGGACCGCCAGACCCGCGCCAACCACCGCACGGGGGCCCGGCGCCTGCTGGAGCGGGGCTTCCGGGTGGTCCTGGACGCCTGGGACCGCCTGGACGCCTTCGCCGCCCTCTACCTGGCCACCATGACCCAGCGGGACGCGGGACCGGCCTACCGCTTCGGCCTGGACTACTTCCAGGAACTGCACCTGCGCCTGGAGGGCCGGATGCACCTCGCCCTCGTGCTGGATCCGGCGGACACGGTGGCCGCCGGCGGCCTCTTCAGCCGGGTGGGGGGCCTCATGCAGTTCCACCTGGCGGGCACGGACCCGGCCTTCCGGGCCCTGGGGCCCTCCAAGCTCATGATCCTCCACATGCGGGACCAGGGGCGGGCCTGGGGCGCCCGGGCCCTCCACCTGGGCGGCGGGGTGGGCTGCGCCGAGGATTCCCTGGCCCTCTTCAAGCGGGGTTTCTCGCCCCTGGAAGCCCGCTTCCAGACCTTCCGCATGGTCCTGCTGCCGGAGGCATACCGGGCCCTCGGCGGCGCCGCGCCCGGGGACGGCTTCTTCCCCGCCTATCGATCGCCCGGAGGCGTCCATGCCTGAACCCGAACGACCCCTGACCCTCCTCCGCACGGCGGCGGGGTCCCCGCCCTCCGTCACCCAGTACCGGGCCTTCCGGGAGCTGGGGTGCCGCATCGTCGCCGCGGACTGCGAGCCCCGCTCGGTGGGTTTCGCCTTCGCGGACGCGGCCCACGTGGTGCCCCGGGTGGGGGCGCCCGGCTACCTGGACCACATGGTGGACCTGTGCCGGCGCGAGCGGGTGGACCTCTTCCTGCCGGCCCTGGACGAGGAGCTGGTCCTCTGCGCCCGCCACCGGGAGCGCTTCCGGGAGGCGGGGACCCGCATCCTCGTGAGTTCGGTGGCGGCCCTGGAGGCCTGCACGGACAAGCTGGTC
Encoded here:
- a CDS encoding O-antigen ligase family protein; translation: MTWRWPVPPRFLALGGFVFAGDLKAGPLLSRLPVDLTLLTGAILSGTVLLRWLRGARVASAAGLGLVLGWFLTFLPGAAATAATPYGTRKLATLATFSLLAATAPFFLVRDRADQAHALEGLACLCGVITLDALSGMGQGGLQRLAASGGGTIALGRAAGFLALAGAARFAAGGRTAPLHLALAAAGTVAALFSGSRGPMGGLALGLVLLLAAAGRGRLRLLAAAGALAAALHLSLALGPAGSLRRVADFLRGEFGASEAYRALAASSAWARIPGAPLGLGLGGFATQVDLDAGVARQYPHNLLLETTLEAGWACGLATVALLGAALGRAWRSGEALLFAGVGFWTLNALVSGDVNDNRPLFALLATALARPGKDLP
- a CDS encoding glycosyltransferase family 4 protein, coding for MSPRPLAVVTSAHPWGDPRVFGRELQACLDWGLPVDLYAQAPPGAAPALPAGLRFHPVPPARGRLGRVLRALGLWRPLLRNGPYRLVHFHDPELLPAMALLALARPGTHLLFDIHEDLPLQFRAKTYVPEPFRRPLGILAAWALHLASRLFHGFAPATEAIASAWPPDATRVVHNYPRTLFHRPGPAPDPDRVLYMGGLSRERGLLLALEAVRRARAVRPGMRLEVIGWLLDREVEAALGAASAEGWCTHTPTLGAEALAERASGAGIGLVTLLPLANYQEALPTKLFEYMALGIPVLASDFPLWRRLVAGSGAGRVAAPEPAAVAGALLAMASDPAGLAAHARRGREAYLARYRWEAEARHLRWHLARAGLLPPEPPGDAP
- a CDS encoding glycosyltransferase family 4 protein, translating into MNILIINPYALDPDQAGGTRHFSLARALQARGHRVMLAAASFDHGARVDVLPPGPPAARRDRHGVAFLRLRTPPYRGNGAGRLWNMVAFGRAVERVLPAHLDFRPDVVVGSSPHPFGARGGLRLARRMGVPFVLELRDVWPQSLTDVMGVPPWHPVIWLLGRLERELYRGADHIITLLAQVGPRVAARGGDPEALTWVPNGIDLGLVPTPGPPADAGPFTILYAGSHGVTNALDVLVDAAAELRGEAGPDGRPYRFVLLGTGPEKPALEARAARLGLDALVFRPPVPKRAVYGCLAEADAFWVSARDSGLWDYGISFNKLYDFMAMARPTLAGVRSPGNPILLSGGGLMVAPGSARAMADGVRALAAAGPGARREMGERARAYVAAHFDMAHLAARFETALEAALAQARRVRGGAHAR
- a CDS encoding GNAT family N-acetyltransferase; amino-acid sequence: MHVDRLGAGDPAWTAFLGEVDHDFYHLPTYVDLCALREGGEAAAFLAADDLGGLLVPLILRPIPGTDQRDAGSPYGYPCPLLSGPPEPARLEALLGAFAEACGREGLVSAFLRLHPLLPLPAIPWARFGTLVDHGWTIYLDLTQPPEVLDRQTRANHRTGARRLLERGFRVVLDAWDRLDAFAALYLATMTQRDAGPAYRFGLDYFQELHLRLEGRMHLALVLDPADTVAAGGLFSRVGGLMQFHLAGTDPAFRALGPSKLMILHMRDQGRAWGARALHLGGGVGCAEDSLALFKRGFSPLEARFQTFRMVLLPEAYRALGGAAPGDGFFPAYRSPGGVHA